Proteins encoded together in one Juglans regia cultivar Chandler chromosome 9, Walnut 2.0, whole genome shotgun sequence window:
- the LOC108992386 gene encoding transcription factor MYB80, translating to MGRIPCCEKDNVKRGQWTPEEDNKLSSYIAQHGTRNWRLIPKNAGLQRCGKSCRLRWTNYLRPDLKHGQFTDAEEQTIVKLHSVVGNRWSLIAAQLPGRTDNDVKNHWNTKLKKKLSGMGIDPVTHKPFSHLMAEIATTLAPPQVAHLAEAALGCFKDEMLHLLTKNRIDFQIHHPPSTSTTTAAPPPSTYNININGKNDEKEDTIEKIKLGISRAIQERPHDMLPSNTPWDSSTANFAGACSTTAFPASISGGYHHQYGPSSSFGNDGNRSPWSQISICTGSTCTAGDQHVRLHEKLEGGIINGGEDSEGGKEIRNGTSSMFASDCVLWDLPSDHDLMKYPIV from the exons ATGGGTAGGATTCCATGTTGTGAGAAGGACAACGTCAAAAGGGGACAGTGGACACCGGAAGAAGACAACAAGCTCTCTTCCTACATTGCCCAACACGGCACTCGTAACTGGCGTCTCATCCCCAAGAATGCTG GTCTTCAAAGATGCGGGAAGAGTTGCAGGCTAAGGTGGACTAATTATCTTCGTCCTGATCTAAAGCATGGCCAATTCACCGATGCAGAAGAGCAAACTATAGTGAAGCTTCATTCCGTTGTTGGCAACCG ATGGTCACTAATCGCAGCTCAGCTGCCTGGTCGCACAGACAACGATGTAAAAAATCACTGGAACACCAAGCTCAAAAAGAAGCTTTCGGGCATGGGCATTGATCCCGTCACCCACAAGCCCTTCTCGCACCTCATGGCTGAAATTGCCACCACACTGGCACCCCCTCAGGTGGCTCACCTGGCAGAAGCGGCCCTTGGCTGCTTTAAAGACGAAATGCTCCACCTCCTTACCAAGAACCGCATTGACTTCCAGATCCATCATCCCcccagtactagtactactactgcagcGCCACCCCCATCtacttataatattaatatcaacGGTAAGAATGATGAAAAAGAAGACACCATCGAGAAGATCAAGCTCGGTATATCAAGGGCTATACAAGAACGTCCTCATGACATGCTACCATCAAACACGCCATGGGACTCTTCTACTGCAAATTTTGCAGGGGCCTGCAGTACTACTGCTTTCCCTGCTTCTATCTCTGGAGGATATCACCATCAGTATGGCCCATCATCATCTTTTGGAAATGATGGGAACCGATCGCCATGGAGCCAGATCAGTATCTGTACAGGAAGCACGTGCACTGCAGGGGACCAGCATGTTCGGTTGCATGAAAAACTAGAGGGAGGAATTATTAATGGAGGAGAGGATTCTGAGGGCGGAAAAGAAATCAGAAATGGAACCAGCAGCATGTTCGCTTCAGACTGTGTCTTGTGGGATTTACCATCTGATCATGACCTAATGAAATATCCAATCGTTTAA